The window TACTCTACATGTAAAATATCCAAAATGAATATAAACTAATGTAGAACAAATAGCTATTTGCATTATGCAATGTAACCAAAAGATTTAGTTGCTCCTAATTGAACTTGAGTAATCAATTTGTGGAGCAATACGAGGAGCAAGAATCAAACACCAGCAAGGTAATACTAATACTCTGCAACAATTTAAGAAAACATACCAATCAATGTTTTAGCACAACTTACCTGGAAAACAAGCCTCTTCTGCCGCCGGTCAGGAAGAGGGAACTCAATTTTCCTGTCAAGTCTACCAGGACGTAACAGTGCAGGATCCAGAGTATCTGCTCGGTTAGTTGCCATTATAACTTTCACATTCACTGTTTGATCAAACCCATCCATCTGAAACATACACAAGCACAGTATTACTATCAGAAAGAAATAGGGACTATTGTCATTGAAATTGCAGGAATTTTCCAAAGTTAGCTTTTAGACAACACAGCTGTTTAGTAATTTTAGAGCccatttttctcttttctctagCAATCGAGGAAATTCTCAAATTGAAATGAAgattaaaaaaattacaaattgGGCCTCCAGAAACTTTTCCTCAACTTCTCAGCCTAAATATAGGCCCATTTTTAAATGCTACAATGTTCaataaaatcagaaaaaataaATCTAAAGCACTGGTCATAGTAGACCAGGCCTTTACCTGATTAAGTAGCTCCATAAGGATACGCTGAACTTCTCGATCAGCACCAGTCTGAGCATCAAAACGAGCAGTTGCTATAGCATCAACCTCATCAATGAAAATGATTGCTGGGGCATTCTCCTTAGCCAAACGGAACACATCACGAACCATTCTAGGTCCCTACAAAGGAATTCAAAGATCAATAAGCATCAACAATAGGAATGTTAAATCTGTAACAACTTAAACGAAACTTTACGGGGACCACAAGTATTTGTGAATAACCAATAACCAATAATGCTCATACAAAGAATTAAGAAATATACATACCGGTATTAGTCAAACACAAAACATGAAAAATATTAACATAGTTATTTTGGTTAGGTCATCTGTGGTACAAAAAAGATAATTTCTGTGCCCCATGTATGGACTGAATAAAAAGAAGTTACCTCCTCTCTGGACTATACACGACTGTCCTGAAGCTACCAGGAACCAGAATGCTACAATTGACAGAGATGTTGAGCACATTCAAGCATGCAACACAGCACCAGACAACATAACCATTATAGATACTCCCTCTATTCAGTTATGATCACAATATTTTCACAtggcacaatgaccaagggcaACAAGTATGCTTATCAATCCATTAATCATGTTAGCCATCCTCCTCTTTTCTGCagtctgtcttttttttttggcccaTGTCAGAAACTAAGAGATCGATTTTTTTCTCACGCATGCTGGCGGCTGGAGTTAATGCGGCGAGGAAGCTGAACAGACTGATCGCAGAAACCGGAGGCACAGACTAAATACTACGATCAATACTGAATTTCTCAATTTTGGAAATATTGTAATCAATCCTGAATGGAGTACCTTTCTAATTAATGACTTCCATATAAGAGATACAGAAAGTCAGAAACACCAATCTGTTTCTACCCAACCTTTTCCAAAGGTTCAAAATAAACACACATTGCTACCATGGTtttaaaaaacgctagacgctaggtgaacgctagcctatggtttagagttttttgtgattaaacgtagattaaACGTCTTTTATaattaaacgacactgtgattaaacgcaacgctaggccaaagtttagagtttaatcaagattaaatgtAGTTTTAAAACGTTTTTTAAAACAGGGGCTACCAAGAACTCGACACATGATCATAAATAATCATGATGGGGCCAAGAATGCCTTAAAAATTAACTGGTTAAAATTACAGCATGCAACAATTTGGTATATTTTATTTGCCAAATAAAAGGAAAGCATGCACAAAGCATAGCTCCCAACTTACCTCACCCAAGTACTTCTGTACAAACTCCGAACCAACGACTCTGATAAAAGCAGCAGTAGTATGATGTGCCACTGCTTTGGCAAGCATGGTCTTGCCAGTACCTGGAGGACCATACAGAAGCACACCTCTTGGAGGATCAATACCAATCTGCTTGTACAACTCATGATGTGTCAAGGGTAACTCGACTGCCTCCCGTATTTCCTGCTTTTGGATGTCACATCCTCCAATATCCTGCACATCACCATCAGAAAGCAATAAATTGTAATACATCCAAACCAAAAGCACATGAATCTCTACATCAACTACTTGAAATAATGGTGTTTGTGGTGATGCTGATATCACCACCACTTCCCTATATTTCACTTTTATTTACCCGCCCTGCCACCGAACACAAATCAGTTTCCACCCCCACCCTAATTTCCTGTAACAGCACCATGTGACCAAGATTAGCTATTCATACGTACAATGCTTGAGTacttctttgatttttgtgCTATTCACCCAATGGATGTgcaattttgttagtctttcaGCAAATTCCTGGAAGCATATCCCTTTTACATGCTAATAATATAAAAACTGAAGAGGAGCAAATTTTATCTCGCATTCACAGAAATCTCATAATAATGGAAGCACAGTTCCAACATCTGATGTGACACACAGCCTTAAATCTACAGATTGTGCTAGTGGCAACAGAATCCTAATattctatatatatattcatccCAAAATGCAAAAGAAAACACAAGTTCTTCTAACTTTCAACTAGTTGCACAAATGCCCAGCTTTTTCCCAAAATATGATGCTATGAGACTTTAACCTGCAAGTATCTAGACACTGGTTCAGAGCAAAGTGAAATCATCCCCATTTTGTTTGCTTCCTTGATGTAAATCTGATGTGCTACCTGTTAGTGGTAGCTGTACTGTTAGAAATTCTACTCCTATTTTTAAACATTGCATCTATGTGTTACTGTAACTAGGAAGAAGACTATTGTAATTAATAACATCTTCATATCTAGCCAACCCCACGACTGCAATTTCTAACATTAACAAAATCTAGGGCCCAGCCTAATGAATGAACTAATTGCTTATCTATTATTCGGGCAACAAAAGTAGCCATCAGATCCATAAAAGTCAAATTAGCATGCGGATCCGACAAATTCGAGAAGAAACTCACATTATAGGTGACGTTAGGCTTCTCTGACGATCCGAGCAGGGAGATGCTGGAGTCAGCCTCGGGCGGCAGCACGTCGACGAGCGCGTTGGAGTGGCGGTGCAACGCGACGGACGCCGAGGGCTTGAGCAGCTCGCGGTTGATGGTGCTGAGGATCCGGACGTAGTAGTTGCTGCCCGTGGTGGAGCCCACGATGCCGTTGTTGCCGTCGACCATCTCCATGAACTGGCCGATAACGAGCGGCACGGACTGGATCCGCTTGACCTCCTCCTGCGCGCGTAGGAGCTCGCGCTTGAGGTTCTTCTGCTCATCCTTGACGTACTCCTCCTGGATCTCAACGAACTCCATGTGTCGCTGGAGCGACTTGAGGCGGCCGTagaggtcgtcgtcgtcctcggtgAACGCAGTATTGGAGGGGGAGAACGCGGAGGAGGCCGGGTAGGAAGGTGGGGGAGCCATCGGGCCGGCCGCAGGGGTGCTcggggcggtggtggcggccgccATCGCAAGGGACGCGGGTAGGGTTTCGAGTGGTGGGTTCGAGTTTGGGGACGGAGAACCAAGTGCTAAACACGGGTTAGGTTTGCTTTGCTTGCTCGAAGGGAAAGAGGGCACATATAAGGTATAAATTAATCTTTCCGTACAAACTATGCAAACTCCAATTTAGATCATCGGATCCATGAGAGACGTAGAGGAAGTGGaagaaaaatttataaaaatgtGATTAGCCAATTCAAGGAAGgacggttaattgtaaaattaccttATCCCCTCACGTCACGTTCATCCGGTGGTCCAAATTGAAATTTGCATGGTTCCACGGAGAGATTAGTTCGCACCTGATATGTTTCCGGGAAAGAGTGTGTGGCAGAATGCAGCAGATAGATATCTAAGCTGCAATTTTTAAACTTTTTAAAACATATTCTAAATATAATATGTCTAAACATTTATTTCAATGACATGATAAGTTTGGTCACGCTAAActatcaccgtgttcggctggtgggtaagtctccagccctacagtaattccctctcacaccactccagctccagcctccagccaccagtcaggtaacagtgtttttctctcacaccactccagctccagcctacCGAACATGGTGTATGTGACAACGCTGTTGCGCCACATGTGGTGGCGCGGCAACAGTGCCAAACTAGCAGCTGCCTCGCGCTGCCACCAATGTCCGTCGGCCTGGGCCTAGACTTGTCAAGCCACCACATGTGGCACGACAAGGGCAACATAACAGTCAGCATTAGGtcttcctcccctcctccctcactTCTCATTTCTCCTACGCAAGTCCACCGCCTCTAGTCTCATATCTAGCCCAAATCAACTAAATTCGGATGCGCAAAGTAAGGAAAATCAATACCCTTCCTCCAAGAAAGGTATTTCCCCAATAAAATTGTGGAGGAGCCGCCCTACTTAAACTAGCTTTAGTGCGCTAAATTGTTGCCATAGTACTCATTTTTTGTAAACACACTTAAAACAGCTTAAATCCGGTAGTCCGTCGAGTGTCCTCGGGACGACCAAATCAtccatgtgacaccccggcccagggcttaataggattaataggatactcataccaataagttgcaacttcttttccggaagccggtctccaaagaactccggggttaagcgtgcttggcccggaaaaatttggggatgggtgaccgaccgggaagttcttcccgggtgcgcacgagtgaggacaaagtgtgcagaaaagactggtgttggtctgtttcGACaatctatgtcctagaaagcagccagatgtaaacgggcccggcctcggggaggcgggacgttacagaatggtatcagagccgactctcgcggtttcacgggcacatACGGGCGTAActgcggaggcatgagcacggtcgcgtggggcgcagatgccaccggcatgtgcacgggcgcgtggcgggtcagtgcacgggcatctgggatgcgccgttggcactggacgcacgaacgtggcacagggaccgttggcactggatgcacggacgtggcacatgggctgctggcactggacgtacgggacgtggccaagagaggacgttcctggcttgggattgaccgacgaggacgtcggtctcttaagggggtgagcatgtgacaccccggcccagggcttaataggattaataggatactcataccaataagttgcaacttcttttccggaaaccggtctccaaagaactccgggGTTAAGCGTgattggcccggagaaatttggggatgggtgaccgggAAGTttttcccgggtgcgcacgagtgaggacaaaagtgtgcagaaaagactggtgttggtctgtgaggacagtctatgtcatagaaagcagccagatgtaagcgggcccggcctcggggaggcgggacgttacaatcCACGTACAACTTGGATCTCAACCATACATCAGGATCGCTTCCACGAAGGGAGAGCATCAACAACTCATGCATTTTACATAAATACTGAAAGGTACGAATTATTACAAACGGGTACTTTTGAAACAAACTTAAGTGAAGGTTATACTATTCTAAGAGTTTAAAACAAACAAGCCAGTAAGCAGCAATTAAACATAACGTCTAAGGCTCATACTAAGTATTTGGAGACTTTCAAATACTTAGCTCTTCGGTTATTCTTTTTCAGCAGACGGCTGTTGCACTTTTAAAATAccacaaaaataaaatatt is drawn from Panicum virgatum strain AP13 chromosome 1N, P.virgatum_v5, whole genome shotgun sequence and contains these coding sequences:
- the LOC120655559 gene encoding 26S proteasome regulatory subunit 6B homolog gives rise to the protein MAAATTAPSTPAAGPMAPPPSYPASSAFSPSNTAFTEDDDDLYGRLKSLQRHMEFVEIQEEYVKDEQKNLKRELLRAQEEVKRIQSVPLVIGQFMEMVDGNNGIVGSTTGSNYYVRILSTINRELLKPSASVALHRHSNALVDVLPPEADSSISLLGSSEKPNVTYNDIGGCDIQKQEIREAVELPLTHHELYKQIGIDPPRGVLLYGPPGTGKTMLAKAVAHHTTAAFIRVVGSEFVQKYLGEGPRMVRDVFRLAKENAPAIIFIDEVDAIATARFDAQTGADREVQRILMELLNQMDGFDQTVNVKVIMATNRADTLDPALLRPGRLDRKIEFPLPDRRQKRLVFQVCTAKMNLSDEVDLEDYVSRPDKISAADIAAICQEAGMHAVRKNRYVILPKDFEKGYRTNVKKPETDFDFYK